aaaatgaataaaagaagatgtatctcaaactaaaatacgtctagatacatccccttttatccattttgatgacaagtatttccagacggagggagtaggtgttAATAAAATCATTAAAAAAAACTGACACTCTACAAATTTATGGCTACATAACCAGAAAAATTGCATACCTCTTTCAGAAAAGGCAAGAAATAGGAAAATACAATATACTCCCAACGTTTTATTACAAAGTtcacatagttctttcagaaaaGGCAAGTAATAGCACACTGCTAGAGCAACCAAGACGCAGGTTCCAGTTATTCAAGTAATAGCTCAATTAATTACCAGAATCAGTTACTCCTAGAGATCATCAGACTTACCACAACTGTATACACTGTTGCACACACAAGATAAGGCTCCGGTTTTTCAAGTTTATATTACAAAGTTTGTTTAGGACTGCAACATTTGGCCGTTTACATGATACAAGATGATAGACAACAAGTGTAACAACGTCTGGACAAGTTTGAATCCAATCCACTTGGTAGAAGAACAAAACAAGCTGTAACAGCTACGCCAATAAGATTTTCTGAGGAGGATCAATCCTAACAGTCACCCAAGTATCCTACAAACAGACCAAAAACGTAATCATCATCAGACACCAAACCTTAAGCATATTGAGCACGCACCACGTTATACATACCAGTCGTATCAATCAATTGGTCAAATGTGAAGTCGTTGGAGAACTCGAGTTGCCTTGGCGATGGACCAGCAGGCACAGGataaggtggcggcggcggcggcagtgccgGGGGTAGAGGACGTTTGTTCCAATCGATCACTGCTCTTGCAAATGAAGACTTCAAAAGCAAGTAGTACAACAGCCACTCGAACACCATGTTCAGGTACGCCTCAGCCTGTTTTTCTGAAAtctgaagaaaaaaacaaaaagatgCAAGAAGAAATTCAGTTAGAAAGCAGATGTTAGACTTCATATTTATATAATATAATCAAGTTCTGGTTCAGTAATTACCAGGGCACCTAAATTTTGTCGAGCATGACTTAAAAAATTACGCGAACAGGACAATTGGCATCCCATGGAGAAGACGTTGTAGTGCCGCCAAAGATATACTGTCATCATTGCAGGTGAAAGGACTGCATATGTTGACCAATCAGGAACATGGAGTTCACCGATAAAAGTGTCCAGAGATTGCTCACCGCCCATGTATTCAAAGTGTAACTCCGATGTTAACCAAAAGGCTAGGCGTGCAGCCGAGGTCATCACGCCGACATGGCAGCGGAAATAAGCTCTTGCACGCTTGGTCATGCCAGCACCAGGGAATACTCTTATTTCAGTTTGCAGGTCATGAATCAAAAGCTGTACAAGCTTGGGGATCTTGCCATTATTGTTAGCAGTCCCAGGTGGTATCCGTATTCCAGAATAACCGGCCAGGAGCTTCAACTCATCGAACCGGAATATTTCAGATAAAACCGTGCCAGCATCAGACATATTGTCGCAGTAGTTATTGTGATCAAAATCCAGTATCCGTACACCACCTCTAAACAGTAACTTTTTGGAGGTACTATCATATTCAAGGTTTGCCAAGATGAAATGTGAAACGCACTCCTGTCTCTCATGGTAGCTTTCAAGAAGCTCAAAAAGCATATTAGCTATCTCAATACCTTGTAATCCCAGAGAAACAAAATACGGAGCCATACCCATAAAGTCTATGGCTGGATCTGATGGAAGAAGTACCACGTCGAATAGTTCATCCCCAAGCCTTGATAAATACTTGATGAATAACTCAGTACTTGGAGGGACGGGGCATTTAGAGCTGCAGGAAAAGATCTATTTAATGCATAGAAACAAAGCAGGAAGAGAAAAAAAACAGACCCCGCAAGCACAAGCACAAAAGGAAACATCATGGCTGAGGACCGATATCTTACCTTGAAGGAGGTTGACCTCCCCGTAGCCGAGGACCGATATAGAGACTACACTCTTTGTCATTATTAATGTTCAAATAAGACAATGTATCCTCAAGATAAGCATTGCGGCCATTCACTCGGATGATTGCATCAAATTTGTTGATATTTTGTTTTTGAAAAGTTGCACACACAATGTGCTCAATTGAAGAATTGTCTTCAAATTGCATCGGGAACGGGCTAAAGTTGCCAATATATACAATAACCTTCAAGTAATTAACAGTAATATGAGTGAAGTACTTATATAATCAAAATATGCATACCAAACAGAAAACGTAAATCAACACCGACCTGAATTTTTGAGATCCCAATCATCCTGCTAGAGGATGGTGATGACGATATTGACACCTCTCTAACAGGCTGGCTGCTGTTGGGAATTGCAGGAGTTAATATGAATCAGAGTTAAACCATGTTAagaattacacacacacacacacacacacacacacacagagagagagagagagagagagagagagagagagagaggattacGTGTAGCAATGATTGTTGGTAATGGACTGAAACTCTTGCATGTCTACAGGCCTTGATTTTGATTCTCTGTTAATACAAACCTACAGCCAAAGCAAAGATAAATAACATTTCAGTGCAATCAACACATTTCAACATCCTTGTGTACGGAAACAAAAGTGACAATTTGTTCTAGATTCAGTACACAGATTAAAGACAATTGGCCCTCTGAATTGTACAGCTATGTTAAACATACTCAAATACTTCGATTCACTGCATTTGCACCATAATCCATTCAAAAGCGTAGCAAAGTGAAACAAACCTAGCTACTCAAGCATTTCActaaaaagggcagcccggtgcatgtagctcccgcttgcgcagggtcggggaagggtccgaccactttgggtctatagtacgcagcctttgtaCTCAAGCATTTCACTGATCTATTCAAAAGCGTAGAGAAGTGCATGTTGAAGTAACATTCCAAAGAATTCAGTCAATGCATGATGGAACACAACCAGATCCtagaaaccactaaagcaaaagtaAATATTAAAAATTAAACGGAATCAACAACTATTGGATAAGCTCGAATGCAAATTTAGCAAGTAAATAGCAAACAGATACAATCTTGATTTCGACTCCAGGAAAATCTTCACTTGGAATGGGCGTTCTTGAATCACATTTAAAACCATGTGGGAAAGAACACTGTGTATCAAAGCTTTCAGAACAAAGACTCTAAATAGCTTCTAAAAAAAACTGTGTATCGAAATCATTCGTACAAAAATCTCAAAGCATACATTTTCCCCGAGCTAGATTTTCGAAGTATGGGAGCAGTGAATCAGTTTTAGGCATAACGCACTTCATTGAAATCCCACAATGCATCGATCATTCAAATCCATCTGAAAACCgagctcaaaattttcaaattaaCTCCGGACATCATCCAGACTCCAGAGAGAGACAAGAAAATCTCCAATGAAACGTGCAGCTAGACAGCTACGGTGCACAAGCCAGAGTCCATGGGCTGCAAACAAAACTGACCAGGCAACAAAAACAACATTGGCACAAGTACCTTCTGCTTTGATTAAAATGGAAGCCACGTACAAGCAAGCAAACGAAACGAAAACCCGGTGGAATTGCCGGAGAAAGTACGGAAACCACAGAAAAAGGTCAGATGATTGTCTTTGCAATGAAACAGGCAGACTGCTTCCATGGAGGTGTAGTTCCCCCAAAACAACAAACTGGATACTCTGAGTTGTTCCAAGAGCATGCAATAACTGGAGGCTTGCATATGTACAACGTTATGCATCACAATATAAAACAGTACAGAAGTACAGTAcaacattgtactccctccgttccgaattacttgccgcacatatggatgtatctagatgtattttagttctagatacatccatttcagcgacgagtaatttggaacggagggagtagttatcttTTTGCTTCAGTACACACTTCCAGAAATTACCCGAAAGGGCAGAAGAATGAATATCATAGCTCATTTTCTTAATAAAGATTACAGAAAACATTACCTCACGCTTATCAGCAGACATACTTTCTGAGACTTCATTAAACCTGTTATCACACCTACTCTTGTAGAGAATCTAGGCAAAATAAAGAAATCAAGTCAGACATAATCACATGAACACATACAACTTGCAAATATGAATGGCTGATATTAGGTGTCAAGTATTATAGCTAAATGATAGAGATAAATATGTCCAATTGGTATAGAACAGTACGCTGCAGCTTATAGTTGTAAAACATCACATCATTTAATGGAAATGTTGTACCAAGAGCTAAACGAGTAGACTGAGAAATGCAAGTAGAATTGAATCAACGAAGACCTTGCTAAGATTCCTAAACATACAAATAGTTATGCTTCTCAATATAGATGGACCTAATTCTTGCACTCAGAATATATGTTTGCATTTACATAGCAAGGCATATTGGCATACTGCTATAGAGTACTTACAAGCTCCTGCATCTTGGTGCGATGGTAATCAGTCTTATCCCAGGAATCCAATATTTCCTTTTCCAACTCTTGAACCTTGATAAAGATTTAAAACATGCTCATGTTACACATCAGGACAGCCTAAATGCATGTATGATGTTCCAAATCCACATTGCATTTTTGCCCCGCGATAATTTAGCTAGAAATCTAATGGCATCACCATTTCCATGATTCTATGAGAATATGAATTTGAACCTGTGAAACACTTACCCGAACATGATTTAATTACTAtagtcttatatatatatatatatatatatatatatatatatatatatatatatatattctggttTAACATCTTAGTTATTACCTGTACTACCATGATAAGATTCAAAAAGTATGTGATGCTTGAGCTGTTCGAGAAAAAGATGCTCCCTATGCTACAGACGTTTAATTTCTCGTGAACTATGGAATGGAAAATATTGAACAAGAACCGAGTTGCTGAGAGCCAAATCAGAATAAATTTGGATTTACTTTTGTTTTTCTAGTATTTTAAATgtgaaaactccaaaaatattttcacTAATTAAGCATGATGAGTAAATACCTTTTTATCGGCATCTGAAGCTTCCTTGAACTTCGCTTCAAGTGCATGTTGTTCCTCTTTGCTAAGCTGGCCAACCAAATGTATCTCCAATGCTGGGACCTTAGGTTTTTGTGGTTCAGTTTGCGTAGTATCATCATCAAAATGAAGAGGCCTTCGATGTTGTCGCTTCACAGATGAAGGAGGCATTCCAGGATGTGGTCCTTGCATTGCTCTACTTGTAACCCCTACAGCAAGTATGCAACAAAACCAGATCAGTGACAAGGGGTTTTCTCATTAGTTAGTGCTCAAAAGAATGAACAGAACAGCTTCCTTAGATAAATACCAGCACTTGGGTGGGGAGCCAGGCCACTAGGGTTTTCTGCAAACTGGCCAGTAGAGGGTAGTGAAATTCCCTCCGCCCAAATACCATCTGGTAATACATCAGGAAGTGGTCGCTGCTCTCGGAACCTCTCCATTAAGTACACAGCAAAACAAAATTCCTTGAAGGATAGCATCCCATCCTTATCCTGGTCGGATAAATCCCACACCTTCCTTAAGATCTCTACAAGTGGAGAGGGGCAGAATTTTAGAAACTTATTGGCAGGGAACAAAAAGAACCACtgtccagagagaattgggcatcagagGTAAATTTCAGTGGGAAAACAAGCTAACAAACACAGACAGTATTTATCTGATGCAGTTTGTTCATCAACCGTACCAAACGTAGCAAATAGAAATAACTGACAATATAGTACAAGATTGTGGTAGCCCTCTGAGGCACTAAACTCCAATAATACAATCGCAGGCAAACATAAGAACGCATCTTTGACTATCGAGAAACAATAGGACACTGATGAGAGGATAAAACATGATCAAATATGTCAATTCAAATTGCATCTAGCAAAAGGAAATAACTGAGCAAGTTAATAAAATAACTGAGCAATGTGAAGCAtgcctcttcctccctcctttcATCCTTCTATTGAGATGCTACCGAACTGTGAGCATTTTTTTGTTTGTGCAGTGATAAATTAGATGTGTTGATCTGTGGCAGTGTGATCGGTGGTGTGTGAGCAGTGATAAATTGTATGTGTTGATGTTGTTGTAATTTTAGTTAGTGAACGTGACAAATTTGAGCTGCTGTTGCAGAATAGAACTATGTGTTGCATGCTACTACTATAtcctatattgatgaaaattttgaGTTGTGCAGTTGCCGTCAGTTGTGTACTGCTGCTAATGTTGTAGTACTtttagatggcaaatttgagcgatTTAAGTGAACTGTGTGATGTTGTTGTATTACTTTTAGTTTGCCATATTGGTGAATTTTGACAGTGTATTTGTGCAATGACaaattgaatgatttaagtgacagtGGCATCTCCATATATGGATTATCGATGTGTGAGCTCATGTACCAAATGTTTTTTTATAGATAATGACATAATGTGTGATAGTATAGTGTGAGCTATAGCTTTCTTTGTTCTCTATATATGTATTATACATGTCTAAGCTGCTCTTGTAAATGTTTTATTATATCAGCTGTTGTAGCTTTCTTTGTTCTCTATTGCAATCTGTTTGACCAAATTTTGCTATCTACTTGTGTTACAGATGAATGCACCTAGTGAAGTGGGCAATGAAATTGTGACAATGGATTTTGACAGTTCACAATGATCACATGAGTTTTGCTCTGGTTCCCAACCATCAACATAACAGTCTTCACATGCAAAAGTATCACAACCATCACATGAGGAAGCTAGTGAACATGATGTTGATGTGGACAAGGAACCTGGGAAAGAAAAAGATGGAAggaaggagacttggagatgaagtcggagacgcaacgaggaagccatgaggcaggagggcacgcccaggtgggtagggcgcgcccccaccctcgtgggcccctcgtagctcccctgacctagttccttcgcctatatatactcttataccctgaaaacatccaggagagccacgaaaccacttttccaccgccacaaccttctgtacccgtgagattccatctagggaccttttccggcgtcctgccggagggggattcgatcacggagggcttctacatcaacaccattacttctccgatgaagcgtgagtagtttaccacagactttcggatccatagttattagctagatggcttcttctctctctttgattctcaataccatgttctcctcgttaTAAGAATGTCATGTTCTATGAAAATTACAttgtttttatataatatatattgACTGCTTACTTAAAACATGTTCAATAGCATGGCCCTACTACCCTCTTCTGACAGCCGCAGCTGCACAGTTGGCATGGCAGATTTCAACCGTCGACTTGTCTGACCGCGCAGACTGCAACAGGAAGTATGTTTCTTTACATCGAGATCATGGAGATTTAAAACAGATGGTGTGTTCGTTGGTTTGTTAGACTGCTTATGAAGTGCTTAAACTCATTGTGTTTCATTTCTACTCCGCGGACTTTTGTCAAACAAGTGGTTAGCTCT
Above is a window of Triticum dicoccoides isolate Atlit2015 ecotype Zavitan chromosome 5B, WEW_v2.0, whole genome shotgun sequence DNA encoding:
- the LOC119310553 gene encoding uncharacterized protein LOC119310553, coding for MAPYFVSLGLQGIEIANMLFELLESYHERQECVSHFILANLEYDSTSKKLLFRGGVRILDFDHNNYCDNMSDAGTVLSEIFRFDELKLLAGYSGIRIPPGTANNNGKIPKLVQLLIHDLQTEIRVFPGAGMTKRARAYFRCHVGVMTSAARLAFWLTSELHFEYMGGEQSLDTFIGELHVPDWSTYAVLSPAMMTVYLWRHYNVFSMGCQLSCSRNFLSHARQNLGALISEKQAEAYLNMVFEWLLYYLLLKSSFARAVIDWNKRPLPPALPPPPPPYPVPAGPSPRQLEFSNDFTFDQLIDTTGYLGDC